Proteins from one Haliscomenobacter hydrossis DSM 1100 genomic window:
- a CDS encoding multicopper oxidase domain-containing protein has product MKKLFCIVVSLLAVQIVFAQITVPIPATLEGSIFNLKVQKGTSEIFPGQRTNTIGYNGAQLGPTLILQKGETVTINVDNQLDDTTTVHWHGLHLSPANDGGPHTPIMAGNTWSPSFKVMDQASTYWYHPHLHRKTLNQVVKGASGFIIVRDPAEASLNLPRTYGVDDVPLVFQWKTFDESKQIVEMDEVDNEVLVNGVLKGATLNLPAQVVRLRLLNGSSHRYFNFGFSNNLEFKQIAGDGGLLDAPVAMTKLILAPGERAEVLLDLSKSLGQKLLLQHFGTELPMGYPGGMMMMMMGGTENMMGPLDDTDFDLMQIQVLAPTPNAIGSIPPALITNTPLSSNGAFNRDLTMTARPQMSMTNFFLNESKFEMNTINFKVSKGAAEVWTLTNQTMMAHPFHLHGNSFWVISVNNRKPAANLLGRKDVITVPPINGAVKIVVRYDDFSDSVTPYMYHCHILSHEDNGMMGQFLVAPLLSGTHDNLSKEKLKFYPNPADKMLVFEISEKSLEKAKFQVIDVMGRVVLEQQIQVINGQGNIPVEQLTPGTYTAKMLLLGKLYAGVFIKQ; this is encoded by the coding sequence ATGAAAAAGCTATTTTGTATTGTTGTTTCGCTGCTTGCTGTGCAAATTGTGTTTGCTCAAATAACAGTGCCCATTCCAGCTACCTTGGAAGGAAGCATCTTTAACCTAAAAGTACAAAAAGGCACTTCAGAAATCTTCCCCGGACAACGTACCAACACCATTGGGTACAATGGTGCACAGTTAGGGCCTACCCTGATTTTGCAGAAGGGCGAAACGGTGACGATTAATGTAGACAATCAACTTGATGATACTACTACGGTTCATTGGCATGGACTACACCTATCTCCTGCCAACGATGGAGGCCCACACACGCCGATTATGGCTGGCAATACCTGGTCTCCAAGCTTTAAAGTAATGGATCAAGCTTCAACTTATTGGTACCATCCTCATTTGCATCGCAAAACTTTAAACCAGGTTGTGAAGGGTGCCTCTGGTTTTATTATTGTACGTGATCCGGCAGAAGCCTCCTTGAATCTACCGCGTACCTATGGCGTTGATGATGTTCCTTTGGTTTTTCAATGGAAAACTTTTGATGAGTCTAAGCAAATCGTGGAAATGGATGAAGTGGATAATGAAGTATTGGTAAACGGGGTTTTAAAAGGGGCCACCCTTAATTTACCGGCTCAAGTTGTGCGCTTGCGCTTGTTGAATGGCTCAAGTCACCGATATTTCAATTTTGGGTTTTCCAATAACTTGGAATTTAAACAAATAGCTGGTGATGGGGGCTTGCTGGATGCCCCAGTAGCGATGACTAAACTAATTTTAGCGCCTGGTGAACGTGCTGAGGTTTTGTTAGACTTAAGCAAGTCATTGGGCCAAAAACTGCTCCTGCAACACTTCGGTACAGAATTGCCTATGGGGTATCCCGGTGGAATGATGATGATGATGATGGGAGGTACGGAGAACATGATGGGGCCGCTTGATGATACCGACTTTGACCTAATGCAAATCCAGGTACTTGCTCCAACACCTAATGCCATTGGCTCTATTCCTCCTGCCTTGATCACCAATACCCCTTTGTCAAGCAATGGTGCGTTCAATCGCGACCTGACCATGACTGCACGGCCTCAAATGAGCATGACCAATTTTTTTCTCAATGAATCAAAATTTGAGATGAATACCATCAACTTTAAGGTTTCAAAGGGTGCCGCTGAGGTTTGGACACTAACCAATCAGACGATGATGGCTCATCCTTTTCATCTACATGGAAATTCATTCTGGGTAATTTCGGTCAACAATCGCAAACCTGCGGCAAATCTTCTCGGGCGTAAAGATGTGATTACAGTTCCACCCATTAATGGTGCGGTAAAAATCGTGGTGCGCTACGACGATTTTAGCGACTCCGTCACACCATATATGTACCATTGCCATATCCTGAGCCATGAAGACAATGGTATGATGGGACAATTTTTAGTCGCTCCTTTGTTGAGTGGTACCCATGATAACTTGAGTAAAGAAAAACTAAAGTTTTACCCAAATCCTGCGGATAAAATGCTGGTATTTGAAATTTCAGAGAAGTCTCTTGAAAAAGCAAAGTTTCAAGTTATAGACGTGATGGGTAGAGTGGTGTTAGAGCAACAAATACAAGTCATCAACGGCCAGGGTAATATTCCAGTTGAACAGCTTACACCAGGTACTTACACGGCGAAGATGTTATTGCTGGGTAAATTGTATGCCGGAGTTTTTATAAAACAATAA
- a CDS encoding TolC family protein codes for MSKNKLLLLLLALGFGASSFAQIMKLDAIIDSLIASHPVVKMYNHEIRSMDEAAKGARSWMPPQFGLGQFMTPYNVGLWRKNGDMNGMGSVMFSGEQMFANKKKLDADERYMKTMSSVEKEKLNASLNELINDAKQAYFELIILKKKIKILEQNEKLLNFMIKNAEIRYKNGLEKISAYYKAKAALGNLLNMRLMFENDIQEKFVRLNVLMGKNEVRVFEVDTTYLLKDYAGIVFDSTLFYNKRSDIKAIDKDINLIHLKQETEKQNLKPQFGIRYENMIGFGGQPMLYTLMGMVKVPMAKWSSKMSQANIESLKWKVNALQSQKEMMVNEYSGMAQSMRNEMELKKRQLKLYDDNIIPALRNNYKTMQLGYEQNTEELFMLYDAWETLYMTQLDYTELLNQALQMQVNLERVMETK; via the coding sequence ATGTCAAAGAATAAACTCTTACTGCTCTTACTTGCGCTTGGCTTTGGAGCAAGTAGTTTTGCGCAAATCATGAAGCTGGACGCTATCATCGACAGTCTCATTGCATCTCACCCAGTGGTAAAGATGTACAACCATGAAATCCGCTCAATGGATGAAGCGGCTAAGGGTGCACGAAGCTGGATGCCCCCACAATTTGGTTTAGGGCAGTTCATGACTCCCTACAACGTAGGGCTTTGGCGCAAAAATGGCGACATGAATGGTATGGGCTCAGTTATGTTTTCCGGCGAACAAATGTTTGCCAACAAGAAAAAACTGGACGCTGATGAACGCTATATGAAAACCATGTCTTCGGTAGAAAAAGAAAAACTAAACGCCTCACTGAATGAGCTGATCAACGACGCTAAACAAGCTTACTTCGAATTGATCATTTTGAAAAAAAAGATAAAAATTCTTGAGCAAAATGAAAAACTCTTGAATTTCATGATCAAGAATGCGGAAATACGGTACAAGAATGGCCTGGAAAAAATCAGCGCCTATTATAAAGCCAAAGCAGCCTTGGGCAATTTGTTGAACATGCGGCTGATGTTTGAAAATGATATCCAGGAGAAATTTGTGCGCCTTAATGTACTCATGGGCAAAAATGAAGTGCGGGTTTTTGAAGTAGATACAACCTACCTATTGAAAGACTATGCAGGAATCGTTTTCGACAGCACACTGTTTTACAATAAACGCAGCGACATCAAAGCCATTGACAAAGACATCAACCTGATCCATTTAAAGCAGGAAACGGAAAAACAAAACCTTAAGCCACAATTTGGCATTCGTTACGAAAATATGATTGGTTTTGGTGGCCAACCTATGTTGTATACCCTCATGGGCATGGTCAAGGTGCCGATGGCCAAATGGTCCTCCAAAATGAGTCAAGCCAACATTGAAAGCCTTAAATGGAAGGTCAACGCCTTGCAATCGCAAAAGGAAATGATGGTCAATGAATACAGCGGCATGGCCCAAAGCATGCGGAACGAAATGGAGTTGAAGAAAAGACAACTTAAACTCTACGATGACAACATCATACCGGCTTTAAGAAACAATTACAAAACCATGCAATTGGGGTACGAGCAAAATACCGAAGAACTGTTCATGCTTTACGATGCTTGGGAAACTCTGTACATGACGCAATTGGACTATACCGAATTATTGAACCAGGCGCTCCAGATGCAAGTCAACCTTGAGCGAGTTATGGAAACAAAATAG
- a CDS encoding efflux RND transporter periplasmic adaptor subunit, with product MRRIAITISLLLLLVACHNQMETPQATDVYYTCSMDPQVVAHKPGKCPICKMDLTPVKKKTGKNNDEIELSEQQIQLGNIQTDTIRNGAIDDQLLLNATLNFDQMKASSVSSRLSGRIEKLYFKSIGDFIKKGDPLYDLYSEELNNAKQEYLLVLEQRKEFVSETVMDFEQLLQSAKNKLLLWGLSEAQIQHLAKQKKTTPTTTFYNTASGYLTSLEIQEGSYVMEGSTMVKLADLSTLWAEAQMYTAQFSALNRNSIATVQIPNTDGKEIPGKIEFVNPEINPDTRINLIRVSIPNPDNQLKPGMLAYVSLKSPARNTLSLPIDAVIRDGKGATVWIQTDNRIFKSVMVQTGLESDDRIEITSGLKSGDIVVISGAYLLQSEYIFKKGANPMAEHDMSKM from the coding sequence ATGCGACGCATCGCCATAACTATATCATTGCTCTTGTTGCTGGTAGCCTGCCACAACCAAATGGAAACTCCCCAAGCTACTGATGTCTATTACACCTGCTCCATGGATCCACAGGTGGTAGCGCACAAACCAGGTAAATGCCCCATTTGTAAAATGGATTTGACTCCTGTAAAGAAAAAAACGGGCAAAAACAACGATGAAATCGAATTGAGCGAGCAGCAAATCCAACTCGGCAATATTCAGACCGATACCATCCGAAATGGTGCAATTGACGACCAACTGCTACTGAATGCAACATTGAATTTTGACCAGATGAAAGCTTCTTCTGTGAGTTCAAGGCTGAGTGGTAGAATTGAAAAATTGTATTTTAAGAGCATTGGTGATTTTATCAAAAAAGGTGATCCCTTGTATGACTTGTACAGCGAAGAATTGAACAATGCCAAACAAGAATATTTACTAGTGTTGGAGCAACGTAAGGAATTTGTTTCCGAAACGGTCATGGATTTTGAGCAATTGCTGCAAAGCGCCAAAAACAAATTGCTACTGTGGGGCCTCTCCGAAGCTCAAATTCAGCACTTGGCCAAACAGAAAAAAACTACACCTACTACCACTTTTTACAACACTGCATCAGGCTACCTGACTTCACTGGAAATCCAAGAAGGGAGTTATGTGATGGAGGGAAGTACAATGGTTAAACTGGCCGATTTATCCACGCTGTGGGCAGAGGCACAAATGTATACAGCTCAATTCTCCGCACTAAACCGCAACAGCATTGCTACAGTCCAAATCCCCAATACAGACGGTAAAGAAATACCAGGGAAGATCGAGTTTGTAAATCCCGAAATCAACCCGGATACAAGAATTAACTTGATTCGTGTCTCTATTCCCAATCCTGACAATCAACTCAAACCGGGCATGCTTGCTTATGTATCGCTGAAAAGCCCAGCTCGGAATACCCTGTCTTTGCCAATTGATGCAGTTATCCGGGATGGAAAAGGAGCAACGGTGTGGATACAAACTGACAATCGAATTTTTAAAAGTGTAATGGTACAAACGGGCCTGGAAAGTGATGATCGAATCGAAATTACTTCCGGCTTGAAATCAGGAGATATCGTAGTGATTTCAGGGGCTTATTTGTTGCAAAGTGAATACATTTTCAAAAAAGGAGCAAATCCTATGGCTGAGCATGATATGAGTAAAATGTAG
- a CDS encoding efflux RND transporter permease subunit produces the protein MANWFKQKKDPLTAEERVAIIEKSSQQVGPGVFNSTIIVVASFLPVFLLTGMEGKLFHPLAWTKTFILLIDAVLAITLTPVLITFFLKGNLKPESANPITRTLEKIYTPILTLCLKWRKTTLLFNIAALAAGFLMLTRLGSEFMPPLDEGSLLFMPVTLPDVSNSEVKRLLQVQDKLIRTVPEVAHVLGKAGRANTATDNSPISMIETIILLKPKNEWREGLTKETIINELNAKMQIPGVTNGWTQPIINRINMLSTGIRTDVGIKVYGQNLDSIYSFAQTIKKHLEGIDGVKDLYVEPITGGKYIDIILKRDEVGRYGLSVDDVNVIIESALGGMKLTTTIEGRQRFSVNARYGQDFRNNLQALKRLQVQTMNFGPIPLEAVADIQLSNGPPMINSENAMLRGTVLFNVRERDLGSTVQEAKMKLDQMLTKLPKGYFLAWSGQWENQIRANRTLKMIIPIVLSIIFMILYFTYHSVKEALITIITVPFALIGGVFMVYFYGVNLSVAVAVGFIALFGMAVETAMLMTIYLNEAMQNMVKKHGNSKATLTPAIIRSFVIEGSAKRLRPKLMTVSVGLFGLIPILWASGVGSDIMRPITIPLIGGTISSTIYVLLITPVIFEMIKERELNRNGKIELIDVKE, from the coding sequence ATGGCAAACTGGTTCAAACAAAAAAAAGACCCACTAACTGCTGAAGAAAGGGTTGCAATCATTGAAAAATCTTCTCAGCAAGTTGGTCCGGGGGTGTTCAATTCCACTATCATTGTGGTTGCTTCATTCCTTCCGGTATTTCTGTTGACTGGCATGGAGGGCAAACTCTTTCATCCACTGGCCTGGACAAAGACATTCATTCTGCTGATTGATGCAGTTTTGGCGATTACCCTTACTCCGGTATTAATTACTTTTTTTCTGAAAGGAAATCTGAAACCTGAAAGCGCCAACCCCATCACCAGAACTTTGGAAAAAATCTATACGCCCATATTGACTTTGTGTTTGAAGTGGCGCAAGACGACCCTGCTGTTCAATATTGCTGCTTTGGCCGCCGGTTTTTTGATGCTAACCCGCCTGGGCTCGGAGTTTATGCCTCCATTGGATGAAGGCTCTTTGTTGTTCATGCCTGTTACTTTACCTGATGTTTCCAATTCTGAGGTTAAGCGATTGTTACAAGTGCAGGATAAATTAATTCGCACCGTGCCTGAGGTTGCTCATGTATTGGGCAAAGCTGGACGGGCAAATACGGCAACGGACAATTCTCCCATCAGCATGATCGAAACCATCATTCTGTTGAAACCCAAAAATGAATGGCGGGAAGGTTTAACCAAAGAAACCATCATCAATGAATTGAACGCCAAAATGCAAATACCTGGAGTGACCAACGGATGGACGCAACCCATCATCAACCGGATCAACATGCTTTCCACGGGCATCCGTACCGACGTAGGCATCAAAGTATACGGCCAAAACCTGGATAGCATCTATTCCTTTGCTCAGACCATTAAAAAACACTTGGAAGGAATAGATGGGGTAAAAGATTTGTATGTGGAACCCATCACTGGCGGAAAGTACATCGACATCATCCTCAAACGGGACGAGGTTGGCCGCTATGGGTTGAGTGTAGACGATGTAAATGTAATCATTGAAAGTGCACTCGGTGGGATGAAGCTGACCACCACCATTGAAGGACGTCAGCGTTTTTCGGTGAATGCACGGTATGGGCAAGACTTCCGCAATAACCTCCAAGCCTTAAAAAGACTACAAGTGCAGACCATGAATTTTGGCCCTATTCCTTTGGAGGCAGTTGCTGACATTCAACTTAGCAACGGCCCACCCATGATTAATTCCGAAAATGCTATGCTGAGAGGTACAGTGTTGTTCAACGTGCGAGAAAGGGATTTGGGCAGTACAGTACAGGAGGCCAAAATGAAATTGGACCAGATGCTGACCAAACTCCCTAAAGGATATTTTTTAGCCTGGAGCGGACAGTGGGAAAACCAAATCCGCGCCAATCGTACCCTGAAAATGATCATCCCTATCGTACTCAGTATCATTTTTATGATATTGTATTTTACTTATCATTCCGTTAAAGAAGCCCTGATCACGATCATTACAGTACCATTTGCACTCATTGGTGGGGTATTTATGGTGTACTTCTATGGAGTGAATTTATCTGTTGCTGTTGCAGTTGGCTTTATAGCGTTGTTTGGCATGGCTGTAGAAACCGCTATGCTCATGACCATTTACCTCAATGAAGCTATGCAAAACATGGTTAAAAAACATGGCAACTCCAAGGCAACGCTCACCCCGGCAATCATCCGATCCTTTGTCATAGAAGGCTCTGCCAAAAGATTGCGGCCTAAACTAATGACTGTGTCGGTCGGATTATTTGGCTTGATTCCAATCCTATGGGCCAGCGGAGTAGGTAGCGACATCATGCGACCCATTACCATTCCTCTGATTGGAGGGACAATTAGCTCGACCATTTATGTTCTACTGATCACTCCAGTGATCTTTGAAATGATCAAGGAAAGGGAATTGAATCGAAATGGCAAAATTGAATTGATCGATGTCAAAGAATAA
- a CDS encoding efflux RND transporter periplasmic adaptor subunit, whose translation MKNEKRYFASNSNIARPLWFALLAALLAASCTKKDSPAQHSHPESVEIEYTCPMDPEVISDKPGSCPICKMDLVLKQTAAIKPVEKPEAKEVKLEALLSPTNEFVVSNIPVTSPQKNAEQIEIEALGNIAYDTRQVGSISARVAGRIEKLYVRYRFQKITKGQRLLDIYSPELMTAQQNLLFLLKNDPSNIPFIEAAQEKLRLLGLNDEQIKQLTQSGKPSLTIPIYSNYTGHVHEGANGSTMPAKSGAMNDLSLLTEELTLKEGMYLQKGESIFTVYNPDRAWAILSIYGESQGLVKTGNLVQITPETAPEKAFGASIDFIEPFFRNDSKTLSARVYFNNSQLKIPIGSQVKATITGNTKATYWLPSSAVLSLGLDAVVFRKTQSGFKTLKVTTGISYQDYIQVLNGISSSDTVAINAQYLMDSESFIKIKK comes from the coding sequence ATGAAAAATGAAAAAAGATATTTCGCGTCCAATTCCAATATTGCTCGGCCTTTATGGTTTGCCTTGCTTGCAGCCTTGCTGGCTGCAAGCTGTACCAAGAAAGACTCTCCTGCTCAACATTCACACCCTGAGTCAGTCGAAATAGAGTACACTTGCCCCATGGATCCTGAGGTGATCAGCGACAAACCAGGTTCTTGCCCGATTTGTAAAATGGATTTGGTGTTGAAACAAACTGCTGCAATTAAACCAGTTGAAAAACCTGAGGCAAAAGAGGTCAAACTTGAAGCCTTACTCAGTCCAACCAATGAATTTGTGGTGTCGAACATCCCGGTTACCAGCCCCCAAAAAAATGCAGAGCAGATCGAAATAGAAGCCTTGGGAAATATTGCCTACGATACAAGACAAGTGGGCAGCATTTCTGCCAGGGTGGCTGGCAGAATTGAAAAACTGTATGTGCGTTATCGCTTTCAAAAAATCACCAAAGGACAGCGACTACTGGATATTTACAGTCCGGAATTGATGACTGCTCAACAAAACTTGCTATTTCTGCTGAAAAATGACCCTAGCAATATCCCATTCATTGAAGCAGCCCAAGAAAAACTGCGCTTGCTTGGTTTGAACGACGAGCAAATCAAGCAACTGACCCAGTCGGGTAAACCTTCGCTGACGATTCCCATTTACAGCAACTACACTGGACACGTGCATGAAGGTGCCAATGGCAGCACTATGCCCGCTAAGTCCGGTGCGATGAACGATCTTTCTCTGCTCACAGAAGAGCTTACACTAAAAGAAGGAATGTACTTACAGAAAGGCGAATCCATTTTTACTGTGTACAATCCAGATCGCGCTTGGGCCATCTTGAGCATTTATGGAGAAAGCCAAGGATTGGTAAAAACGGGTAACCTGGTGCAAATCACGCCAGAAACTGCTCCAGAAAAAGCGTTCGGCGCTTCCATTGATTTCATCGAACCCTTCTTCCGCAACGACAGTAAAACTTTAAGCGCAAGGGTTTACTTCAACAATAGCCAGTTGAAAATCCCCATTGGCAGCCAAGTAAAAGCTACCATTACCGGAAACACGAAAGCTACTTATTGGTTGCCCAGCTCAGCAGTTCTGTCTTTGGGACTTGATGCAGTTGTCTTTCGAAAAACCCAAAGTGGGTTTAAAACCCTTAAGGTTACAACCGGAATCAGCTACCAGGATTACATTCAAGTACTAAACGGCATCAGCAGCAGCGATACAGTAGCCATCAATGCACAGTACTTAATGGACAGCGAAAGTTTTATCAAGATAAAAAAATAA
- a CDS encoding M43 family zinc metalloprotease: protein MTYGFNILWPYQCAFAQTPTKRPGLCLFDSLYPSAKLYAVEPKFQKLLSTHLPIPLKSDPEAFSTIPVVVHIIHNGGTENISNAQIERQIAILNEDFGKLSGTPGEGKGVDTHVRFCLAKLDPFGRCTDGIVRINTPLTNHQPADRSALKNLSFWNPARYLNIYVVRTISGEVGGYASFPYAPPDEDGVVVRHHLFGDSGTAAASGGRTLTHEVGHWLGLYHTFSAGCGQDTCTEGDFVCDTPPVAAPNYSCNLNSNSCSNDLPNLPDQVRNYMDYTPDDCKNMFTPGQKNRIAATLKGVRSLIVSASNLALTGCDSAYVRPLMCPVAADFITLTTQVCSGTKVYFMDRSLNTATSWEWSFPGGTPAFSILPNPTVTYDTPGSFSAELIASNGNGSDTLQLNNYILVSKPQIGLHLPFMVNFDDGAFPSQGIGVNNPDFNIGWELDTLAAHSLPYSVSIDNLQNLNYGTRDELVLPALDLSSTRVGNNLMLNFWWAYARSDPNYSDQLIVQISKDCGANYSNIWSKSGDDLATGPTQTTPFVPNSTQWNKASVRLFQYKTEQHLQIRFVNVTDGGNRLYLDDIQINDGIPTASKEPQNLNLPLQLIPNPAQEQVFVHGKDNWREPIYCKVYDGFGRLLRDFGMLTAPVLDLIGLPAGLLLVRFESTGRIATFRLIKGS from the coding sequence ATGACTTATGGATTCAACATCCTGTGGCCATATCAATGTGCATTTGCCCAAACACCAACTAAGCGCCCTGGTTTGTGCCTTTTTGATTCACTTTATCCTTCTGCTAAACTTTATGCTGTTGAACCGAAGTTTCAAAAGTTGTTGAGTACTCATCTGCCGATTCCCTTAAAGAGTGACCCAGAAGCGTTTAGTACGATTCCTGTAGTCGTTCACATCATTCACAATGGTGGAACCGAAAACATCAGCAATGCACAGATTGAACGACAGATTGCAATTCTAAATGAAGATTTTGGGAAACTCTCAGGAACACCTGGTGAGGGCAAAGGTGTAGATACTCATGTGCGCTTTTGTTTGGCTAAGCTCGACCCTTTTGGTCGCTGTACCGATGGTATTGTGAGGATAAATACCCCCTTAACCAATCATCAACCTGCTGACCGAAGTGCGCTCAAAAATTTATCTTTTTGGAATCCAGCACGCTACCTCAATATTTATGTGGTTCGTACCATCAGCGGCGAAGTAGGGGGCTATGCTTCCTTTCCGTATGCTCCTCCTGATGAAGATGGTGTTGTAGTTCGACATCATCTTTTTGGAGATTCTGGAACGGCAGCAGCTTCTGGTGGCCGTACCTTGACCCACGAGGTAGGGCATTGGTTAGGGCTTTATCATACTTTTAGTGCTGGCTGCGGTCAGGATACTTGCACCGAAGGAGATTTTGTCTGTGACACACCACCAGTAGCTGCACCCAATTATTCTTGTAATTTGAATAGCAATTCTTGTTCCAATGATTTACCCAACCTACCCGATCAGGTGCGCAATTATATGGACTACACCCCGGATGATTGCAAAAATATGTTTACTCCAGGACAAAAGAATCGTATTGCAGCCACCCTCAAGGGCGTCCGCTCCTTGATCGTGTCCGCCAGTAATTTGGCGCTTACAGGTTGCGATAGTGCTTATGTTAGGCCACTGATGTGCCCGGTGGCAGCGGATTTCATAACCTTAACTACACAGGTGTGCTCTGGTACAAAAGTCTATTTTATGGATCGGTCGCTAAATACAGCTACCTCCTGGGAATGGTCTTTTCCCGGTGGTACACCTGCTTTTTCTATTTTACCCAATCCTACCGTAACTTATGACACTCCAGGTTCTTTTTCAGCAGAGCTGATTGCTAGTAATGGCAACGGTTCAGATACTTTGCAGTTGAACAATTATATTCTGGTTTCTAAACCCCAAATTGGGCTGCATTTACCTTTTATGGTAAACTTTGATGATGGTGCATTTCCTTCCCAAGGCATTGGTGTAAATAACCCTGATTTCAATATTGGCTGGGAACTAGATACACTTGCTGCTCACTCCTTGCCTTACTCGGTCAGTATTGACAACCTGCAAAACCTCAACTATGGTACAAGGGATGAGCTCGTATTACCAGCCCTCGATTTAAGTTCGACACGAGTAGGGAACAACTTAATGCTGAATTTCTGGTGGGCTTATGCGCGTTCTGATCCCAATTATTCTGATCAATTGATTGTACAAATTTCTAAAGACTGTGGTGCGAATTATTCCAATATCTGGAGTAAATCTGGGGATGACCTCGCTACCGGCCCCACCCAAACTACCCCTTTTGTTCCCAACTCAACTCAATGGAATAAAGCCTCTGTTCGCCTTTTTCAATACAAGACCGAACAACACCTCCAAATTCGTTTCGTAAATGTAACGGATGGTGGCAATCGGCTTTACCTGGATGACATACAAATCAACGATGGTATTCCTACTGCATCAAAGGAACCTCAAAATTTGAACTTGCCACTTCAGCTCATTCCTAACCCTGCTCAGGAGCAAGTATTTGTGCATGGTAAGGACAACTGGAGAGAGCCTATCTACTGTAAAGTATACGATGGCTTTGGGCGCTTATTACGCGATTTTGGAATGTTGACCGCACCTGTGCTTGACCTGATTGGCCTGCCAGCAGGCTTGCTGCTTGTAAGGTTTGAATCAACTGGACGGATTGCTACTTTTCGTTTGATTAAAGGAAGTTAA